The DNA segment CGCAGAAACTCCCGTCAGCCAGCTTACTAAAGAGCGTCGTCTTGCATTGTCTGAACGTGTTCATTGCTGGACTCTTAAGCCAGAGGGGACAGAAGGGTACGCCAAGGCAGAAGTTGTTGTGGGCGGCGTGGATACTAATCAAGTGTCGTCTAAGACAATGGAATCTAAGAAGGTTCCCGGATTATACTTTATCGGCGAAGTTTTGGACGTAACAGGCTGGCTGGGCGGATATAATCTGCAATGGGCTTGGTCATCCGCTTTTGCTGCTGCTGAGTATGTATAAAGAATAGAAAAGAATGGGTGATTTCGCCTTCGGCTGGACCAGAAGGCCCGCGGCCCTCTGGACTCTCGTTTTGGGGGAAGGCTTTTAGCTGAAAATATAAATCGGCTTTCGGTAATTATTAATTACTGGAAGTCGATTTTTCTATGGTCTGAACTAAAATTTCGATATCAAACGGCTTGCTGACATAATATTTTATGTTTGCTTTTTCAAAATCGTCGTGAGTGTCTTGTAAGGAATGTCCGGTCATGGCAATGATCGGAGTTTTGGATTTTTCTCCGAAAACGGAACTGTCTTGAATCCTTTTGGCGGCTTCAAGTCCACTCATTTCCGGCATTTCTATATCCATGAGGATGCAGTCAAAGTCGTTATTTTTTAGCAACTCAAGCACTTGCAAGCCGTTTACAGCCGTGGTCACCGTATATCCGCGTTTTTCCAGCAGTCTGGATGCGGAGAGCAGATTTATTTTTTCGTCGTCGGCTAAAAGTATTTTCATCCAGCTCGTGTGCTTGATTTTTTAACAGCGCCCCGTTTTTTGGAAACAGGGCGCTGAATTTAATTACATTTCGTTAGGAAGTTTTTTCAGCTGTGCGTATGTGTAAACAGGGCCATCCTGACAAACATAGCTGGTTCCGATGTTACAACGTCCGCATATGCCGATACCGCATTTCATGCGTTTTTCAAGGGTGGTATAAATCTGCTCATCCTCGAAGCCGAGTTTTGCGAGCGCCTGAACTGTGAACTTAATCATGATCGGCGGACCGCAAGTTATCGCTACGCAGTTTTTAGGAGAAGGATTAATATCCAGAAGTACATTCGGGATTAGACCCACGTTGTGCTCCCAGCCTTCAAAAGGTGCGTCGATGGTCAGATGCGTATCAAGATCATCTCTTTCCAGCCATTCGGGAAGTTCATAGCTGAACGCCATGTCTACCGGGCTTCTTGCTCCGTAGAGCAGAGTGATTTTGCCGTAATCTTTACGATTATCGAGCATGAAAAGCAGCAGTGTGCGAAGCGGTGCCATACCGATTCCGCCACCGACGAAGACGATGTCTTTGCCTTTCATATCTTCGTAAGGGAACGCATTGCCGAGCGGAGCGCGAACCCCGATCTGATCTCCGGCGCTTAAGGTGTGAAGCATTGAAGTTACTTCACCGGTCTTCATTACGCTGAATTGCAGGTAATCCATGCGGGTAGGGGAGGAATTGATTACAAAAGTGGCCTCTCCTATTCCGAATGCGGACAGCTGTCCGACCTGACCCGGACCGAAAGTGAAATCTTTTTTCAAGTTCGGGTTGTTCAGCGTAACGCGGAAGGTTTTGATAGTCGGAGTCTCTTCAATCACTTCCTGAATAGTCGCCATTGCCGGCAGATAAGGATTACTATTCATTGTTAGGCCTCCTTCTTGGTTGCTGGCTTGTAGGCGATTGCACTCAGTACTATCTGGCGGATATCAACGCCGACCGGGCAGCTCTTGATACAGCGTCCGCAACCGCAGCAGGAGATAACTCCGCCGTGCAGATCGGGATAGTAACTGAATTTATGACCGACTCTATTCTTGAGCCTGTTGGCCTTGGCGGGACGCGGATTGTGTCCGCTTGCTTCAGATGTGAACTGGGCTGACATGCAGTTGTCCCATGATCTGATGCGTGTTCCTTTCAGGCCGTTTGCTTCGTCTGTTATATTGAAGCAGTAGCATGTGGGGCACAGGTAT comes from the Maridesulfovibrio ferrireducens genome and includes:
- a CDS encoding response regulator — its product is MKILLADDEKINLLSASRLLEKRGYTVTTAVNGLQVLELLKNNDFDCILMDIEMPEMSGLEAAKRIQDSSVFGEKSKTPIIAMTGHSLQDTHDDFEKANIKYYVSKPFDIEILVQTIEKSTSSN
- a CDS encoding FAD/NAD(P)-binding protein — protein: MNSNPYLPAMATIQEVIEETPTIKTFRVTLNNPNLKKDFTFGPGQVGQLSAFGIGEATFVINSSPTRMDYLQFSVMKTGEVTSMLHTLSAGDQIGVRAPLGNAFPYEDMKGKDIVFVGGGIGMAPLRTLLLFMLDNRKDYGKITLLYGARSPVDMAFSYELPEWLERDDLDTHLTIDAPFEGWEHNVGLIPNVLLDINPSPKNCVAITCGPPIMIKFTVQALAKLGFEDEQIYTTLEKRMKCGIGICGRCNIGTSYVCQDGPVYTYAQLKKLPNEM